The Gambusia affinis linkage group LG11, SWU_Gaff_1.0, whole genome shotgun sequence genome contains a region encoding:
- the dhrs12 gene encoding dehydrogenase/reductase SDR family member 12, which yields MSIYRNAVWFVKGLQEYTKSGYEAAAKHFSPADLEVNLSDRCFMVTGANSGIGKATAQEIAKRGGTVHMVCRNKERAETAKGEIVAQSKNENVHVHIVDMSSARQVWEFAQSFSQNNKLHVLINNAGCMVNQRELTEEGLEKNFATNTLGTYILTTALIPALKKVEDPRVITVSSGGMLTQKLNVDDLQFEKGTFDGTMAYAQNKRQQVILTERWASQHKEIHFSSMHPGWADTPAVQSSMPSFHAKMQSKLRTEAMGADTVVWLAVSPAAVKLPSGQFFQDRKPVATHLPLASSRSSPQEEEKLLAALEEFAQKFKP from the exons ATGTCTATTTACAGGAATGCCGTCTGGTTCGTGAAAGGACTTCAGGAGTACACAAA gAGCGGCTATGAAGCTGCAGCGAAGCATTTCTCTCCGGCCGACCTGGAAGTAAACCTGAGCGACAGGTGCTTTATGGTCACAGGCGCCAACAGCGGGATAGGGAAAGCGACAGCACAGGAAATTGCCAAAAGAG GAGGAACTGTTCACATGGTTTGTCGAAACAAGGAAAGAGCAGAGACGGCCAAAGGAGAGATTGTGGCACAGAGCAAAAATGAG AACGTTCACGTCCACATCGTGGACATGTCGAGTGCCAGGCAGGTGTGGGAGTTTGCGCAGAGCTTCTCTCAGAACAACAAGCTGCACGTGCTG ATCAATAACGCAGGCTGCATGGTCAACCAGAGGGAGCTAACGGAGGAGGGCTTGGAAAAGAACTTTGCCACAAACACACTCG GTACCTACATCCTCACCACTGCACTGATTCCCGCACTGAAGAAGGTGGAAGACCCGAGAGTG ATCACCGTGTCATCGGGCGGCATGCTCACTCAGAAGCTCAACGTGGATGACCTCCAGTTTGAGAAGGGCACGTTCGACGGCACCATGGCGTACGCTCAGAATAAG AGACAACAGGTGATCCTCACAGAGAGGTGGGCTTCTCAGCACAAAGAGATCCACTTCTCCTCAATGCACCCCGGCTGGGCTGACACGCCGG CCGTGCAGTCCTCCATGCCTTCGTTTCACGCCAAGATGCAGTCCAAGCTGAGGACGGAGGCCATGGGGGCAGACACGGTGGTGTGGCTCGCCGTGTCGCCTGCCGCCGTCAAGCTGCCAAGCGGGCAGTTCTTTCAAG ATCGTAAGCCGGTGGCGACCCACCTCCCCCTGGCCTCGTCCCGCTCCTCTccgcaggaggaggagaagctcCTGGCAGCGCTGGAGGAGTTTGCCCAAAAGTTCAAACCTTAg